A stretch of the Actinomyces qiguomingii genome encodes the following:
- a CDS encoding 5-(carboxyamino)imidazole ribonucleotide synthase, producing MSAPILAVIGGGQLARMMQEEASVLGIHLRTLVEAPNGAAAQVTVDAPVGRADDADAVRALVAGAAAVTFEHEHQDSALLSRLQAEGLPVRPAPEALLLARDKLAMRREVEAAVLPQPAWTEIAGDAQEMRAQVRRFAAEHGWPVVVKTPRGGYDGHGVLMVDSAGLDHAEAASWLESTAAARAGHACAGAGGGGSLGGGAVTSLLVEEAVPFTRELAVLLARRPCGQIAVWPVIESVQSGGICVETVAPAPGLDPEAARHAVRIARTIAERADVTGVLAVELFAVEDSEGTRLYINELAMRPHNSGHWTQDGAVTSQFAQHLRAVLDLPLGATASIAPTTVMVNLLGGQTPAPADALARAMALDPQARIHLYGKRWRPGRKLGHVNLTTTATDPEGIAAARERARAVVAILRGES from the coding sequence GTGAGCGCACCCATTCTCGCCGTTATCGGAGGCGGCCAGCTGGCCCGCATGATGCAGGAAGAGGCCTCGGTCCTGGGCATTCACCTGCGCACGCTCGTGGAGGCGCCCAACGGTGCCGCCGCCCAGGTGACGGTTGATGCCCCAGTGGGGCGCGCGGATGACGCAGATGCTGTGCGCGCCCTGGTGGCTGGAGCCGCTGCGGTCACCTTCGAGCATGAGCACCAGGATTCGGCACTGCTGTCGCGCCTGCAGGCGGAGGGACTGCCGGTGCGTCCGGCTCCGGAGGCGCTGTTGCTGGCCCGCGACAAGCTCGCCATGCGCCGTGAGGTGGAAGCGGCCGTGCTGCCGCAGCCGGCCTGGACGGAAATCGCCGGAGACGCGCAGGAGATGCGCGCTCAGGTGCGCCGCTTTGCCGCCGAGCACGGCTGGCCGGTGGTGGTGAAGACGCCGCGCGGCGGCTACGACGGCCACGGCGTGCTGATGGTCGACTCCGCCGGGTTGGACCATGCCGAGGCCGCCTCCTGGTTGGAGTCGACGGCGGCTGCCCGCGCGGGGCACGCCTGCGCAGGCGCGGGAGGCGGCGGCAGTCTGGGAGGAGGCGCCGTCACCAGCCTCCTGGTGGAGGAGGCGGTGCCCTTCACCCGTGAGCTCGCCGTGCTGCTCGCCCGCCGCCCCTGCGGCCAGATCGCCGTCTGGCCGGTGATCGAGTCCGTGCAGTCGGGCGGCATCTGCGTTGAGACCGTGGCCCCCGCTCCCGGGCTCGATCCGGAGGCCGCTCGACATGCGGTGCGCATTGCCCGGACCATCGCCGAGCGGGCGGACGTCACCGGGGTGTTGGCCGTGGAACTGTTCGCCGTTGAAGATTCCGAAGGCACGCGCCTGTACATTAACGAGCTGGCCATGCGCCCCCACAACTCGGGCCACTGGACCCAGGACGGCGCCGTGACCAGCCAGTTCGCCCAACACCTGCGTGCCGTGCTCGACCTGCCGCTGGGGGCGACGGCGTCGATCGCCCCCACCACCGTCATGGTCAACCTGTTGGGTGGGCAGACTCCGGCGCCCGCCGACGCCTTGGCCCGCGCCATGGCGCTGGATCCGCAGGCGCGCATCCACCTGTACGGCAAGCGCTGGCGGCCCGGGCGCAAGCTCGGACACGTCAACCTGACCACCACAGCCACCGACCCGGAGGGGATCGCCGCCGCGCGCGAGCGGGCGCGCGCCGTCGTCGCGATCCTGCGCGGCGAGAGCTGA